CGGCCCGCGAGCCGCTCCTTGGCCCGCTGGCGCCACGGCTTGCTCTCGTCCGCCGCCGCGTCCATGATCGGCCCGCTCAGATAGATGGTCCGCGCGTCTTTCCGGTTCATGCCGCCTGTTCACTCCCTGGGCCGGAACGGCCCCCGTTGCGGCCCGTATTGTAGCACATGCCCGCGGGGGCGGTTTTCAGTAGGGCGGCCGCGCGGGGCACTCGCACGAAAACCCGTTCACCCCCTCTGATAAAAAGTCTGATCGTTGCCTATTCTGGACCCTCTTCAACGCTGAAAGCGTTGCCGAATATAGCCCAGGGCAGGCCGCCGCCCGAAGGGCCAGGCCTGCCCTGGGTTGCCCGCGCAGAACCGTCATGCCCCAACGGGGCAGCCGAAATTGTGAAGGGTGCCCAAAGACAAGGCCGGCGGTACGGAATGCCCCCGTCGGCCTCTTTCGTGCCGCTGGCGTCCCGGCGGCCTTGTCTTGATGCGCATGTTCCGGCCATCTCACAAGGGTGCGGTACGCCAAGGCTCTATCATCCCGTCTTTGCCGCGCGGGCGGGGTCGTGGGCGGGGTTCGGCGTGGGCATCTGGGCGTCCACGTCGAGGAGCCAGCCGTGGAGGGCGCGGCGAAGCTCTTCGGCCTTTTCGGGCATCTCCGCCGCGAGGTTCCTGGTCTCGGCGGGGTCGGCGGCCAGGTCGTACAGCTCCAGACGGCTGTCCTCGTAGTACTCGATGAGCTTGTGGTTGCCGCGGCGAACGATGCCGCCGGGCGTCGCGCCGAGGGGGTGGTAGTGCGGGTAGTGCCAGTACAAATCGCGCGCGGCGATGCCGCCCGCGCCCGTCAGCAGGGGCACGAGGCTCACGCCGTCCGTCTGCGGCCCCGGCCCCACGCCCGCGATCTCCAGAATGGTCGGGAAGAAGTCCACGCTGCACGCCGGGGTGTCGCACAGGGACCCCGCGGCGACCCTGCCCGGCCAGCGGACGATCAGGGGCTCGCGGACGCCGCCCTCGTACAGCGTGCCCTTGCCCCCGCGGAGGGGCGCGTTGGACGTCACCCGGCCGTGGCCGCCGTTGTCGGAGGTGAAAATGACCACCGTGCCCTCCGCCAGCCCGAGGCGGTCCAGCGCGCCCATCACGCGGCCCACGCTCTGGTCCACGGCCTCCACCATGGCGGCGTAGCCGGGGTTGTTCTGCGGGTCGTCACCGCGCACCCTCCCGGCGTGCCGCGCCTGAACGTCCTTCTTCGCCTGGATCGGCGTGTGGACCGCGTAGTGCGGGAAGTACAGGAAGAAGGGGCGCTCCCGGTTGCTCTCGATGAAGGCCACCGCCTCGTCCGTGAGCCGGTCGGTCAGGTACTCGCCCTCCGGGCCGTCCTTCAGCGCGGGGATGCCATAGGGCGAGAAGTACGACGGCGGCTGGCCCTGGTGCGTGCCGCCCGCGTTCAGGTCAAAGCCCTGCGACGCCGGCCCGAAGTCCGGCCCGCCCAGATGCCACTTGCCGACGCTCGCGGTGGCGTAGCCCGCGGGCTTCAGCGCCTCCGCCAGCGTCACGGCGTCGTGCGGCAGCTCCTGGTTGAACTTCGGCGGCAGCAGTTTCGCGTACGGGTGTTTGTGCCCGGGGATCCAGTCCGTCAGATGGAGCCGCGCCGGGTATTTCCCCGTGAGCACGCTGGCCCGCGTCGGCGAGCACACGGGGCACGCCGCGTAGGCCTGCGTGAACCGCATGCCCTGCGCCGCCAGCCGGTCAATGTTCGGCGTCTCATAGAACCGGCTGCCGTAGCACCCGACATCCCGCCAGCCCATGTCGTCAATCAGGAACAAGACCACATTCGGCGGCCGTGTTGCCGCCGCGCGCGCGGCCGCGCCCGCCCCCAGCGCCGCCGCCCCCGCCGCCTTCAAAAACACCCGCCGGTTCATTCTGTCCATGAGCCTGTCCTCCGGTTGCGCCCGGTCCCGCGAAACATGCAGAAGCCTACCGCACGGGGGCGGAAAAGGCAAGGGGGCAGGCTATGGCGGATTGCCAGACAGGCGGGGGGCCGGCCTCCTTCAGAGAGGTGGAGAGCGAAGTGACCGAAAAAAGCGCTGAAAGCGCGGCACTAAACAGCCCGGGGCGTGAGCCCCGGGAAAGCGACCCCTCCCCCCATCCCCCGAGCCCCGAAGGGGCGGCACAAAGGCCTTCCGCGGATGTGCCGTGCTTTCAACGCTCTCCAAAGAGGACGGGTGCATCCGCATTCCCGGGGCTCACGTCCCGGGCTGTGCAATACCGCGCCCTCGGCGCCCCGGAGTGTGGCCTGGCCAGCCACTTGTCCGGCAGTCCGGGACTCAGGAGGCGGGTTCCTCAAAGAACCTGCCACGCTTCGCGGGATCAACTGCGGACAGCGTCAGCAGGACGAACTGAACCGTTTCAGGCGCCTCCGTGTCACAGACTACGGCGACCGTTTCCCCCGGCGCGAGGGGCATCCGCAGGGTCACGGGGTGGTCGCGCACCTTGGGGGCCGTCCCGCGCCGCAGCTCGTTGAGGTAGACCGTGACGTCCAGCGGGGCGGGCGGCCCGGCGGCCCCCGCGGCCAGGGCGAACACAACGCCCTCATGGAGGGGTGCCTGGTTCCCCTCCCCGGAAACCGGCTGGGTGGTCAGGTCTGCCATCACGACGCAGGGGGGCGTCTGCGCGCGGAACCGGGAAAACGAGGGGCTCAGGGCGTCAAGCGTTCGGAGAGGCGCGTCTCCCGGCCCCGGATTCCGGTTTTCGTCCCTCCTCCAGAGAACCTTGGGCGGCGTCTTCCCCGGTATGAACGTGCAGCGGGGCGCCGAGACAAGCATCGTTCCCTCCACCTTCTCAAGGCCGTTGAGCACCTGTTCCGCATCCGGAAAGCGGAACACGCGCACGTCTTCCGGCGATCTCGTCTCGACAAACATCTGATTCACCCACTGTGGGCTGGACATCACCGTCTCTGCCAGCCCCATTCTTGGCACATGGAAGAACCGGGCCTCCACGGCATACTGCGGGCCCTTCTCCTCCCCGGCCTGCGCGGCCGCCGCGGCCTCCTCCCCCGGTTTCGGGGCCATCTCCACGGACTCCACGACGCCCTGCGCCTCGGACCACGACAACCCCGGGATCATTACCCCCTCCGTGATCCGGCTGCGCACCTCGGGCGCGGACACGACCTCTCCGTCGAACACGATGGCGAGCTTCCG
This is a stretch of genomic DNA from Candidatus Hydrogenedentota bacterium. It encodes these proteins:
- a CDS encoding sulfatase encodes the protein MDRMNRRVFLKAAGAAALGAGAAARAAATRPPNVVLFLIDDMGWRDVGCYGSRFYETPNIDRLAAQGMRFTQAYAACPVCSPTRASVLTGKYPARLHLTDWIPGHKHPYAKLLPPKFNQELPHDAVTLAEALKPAGYATASVGKWHLGGPDFGPASQGFDLNAGGTHQGQPPSYFSPYGIPALKDGPEGEYLTDRLTDEAVAFIESNRERPFFLYFPHYAVHTPIQAKKDVQARHAGRVRGDDPQNNPGYAAMVEAVDQSVGRVMGALDRLGLAEGTVVIFTSDNGGHGRVTSNAPLRGGKGTLYEGGVREPLIVRWPGRVAAGSLCDTPACSVDFFPTILEIAGVGPGPQTDGVSLVPLLTGAGGIAARDLYWHYPHYHPLGATPGGIVRRGNHKLIEYYEDSRLELYDLAADPAETRNLAAEMPEKAEELRRALHGWLLDVDAQMPTPNPAHDPARAAKTG